In Deinococcus maricopensis DSM 21211, the sequence TCGAACAGCGCCAGCCCGCCGACGATCAGCAGCGCGGCCACCACCAGCAGCTGCGTGAACGTGGACAGCAGCTTCGCGAGGTACACGCCCTCGTGCGAACCGGGGTACAGCAGCAGCTGCTCCAGCGCGCCCGCCTCCTGCTCTGCCGCGAACGCCCGCCCGGCGGCGGTGGCGGCCGCGAGCGCCAGGGCCGTCCACACGGCCGCGCCCGCGCCCGCGCGGATGCGGTTCTCGTCCGGGCCGAGGCCGAACGCCAGCACCATCAGCACCAGCGTCCCGAAGAACAACGTGGACAGCAGCACGTCCCGCGTGCGGCCCGCCAGGCGCGCGTCCTTCGCGGCGAGCGCCAGGAGGCGCTTCACGGCGCCTCCGTGAGTGCGCCGCCCTGCAGGCGCAGTGCGCGGGCGGCCACGGCCCGCGCGAGTTCCGGTTCGTGCGCCGCGACGACCAGCGTCACGCCCCGCCCGTGCAGGTCGCGCAGGACGTCCAGGGCGACGGCGCGGCCGTCGTCGTCGAGGTTCGCGAAGGGTTCGTCCACAAGCGTGAGGGGTCGGCCTGCCAGGAGCGCGCGGGCGAGCGCGAGGCGTTTGCGCATCCCGGCGGACAGGAAGCGTGCGCGCCGGTCCGCGGCGCGCGTCAGGTCCACACGCGCGAGGGCGCCGTCCACGTCGCCGCTCAGGCCGTACATCCGCAGCGTGAACGCGAGGTTCTCGCGGCACGTGAGGTCCGGGTACAGGCCCGCGCCGTCGAAGGCCATCAGGTGTGTGTGTTCCCGCAGGCTGCGGCGGTCCGACAGCGCGA encodes:
- a CDS encoding heme exporter protein CcmB, with the protein product MKRLLALAAKDARLAGRTRDVLLSTLFFGTLVLMVLAFGLGPDENRIRAGAGAAVWTALALAAATAAGRAFAAEQEAGALEQLLLYPGSHEGVYLAKLLSTFTQLLVVAALLIVGGLALFDAFGGQDAPRVPLPLLGLTFLLGLLGLTAASTFYAAVTVNLRAREALLPALAFPVLVPVILAGTRVTTLLLAGDAGDEVRAWLTFLVAFDVGSIIVSALLFPYAVE
- the ccmA gene encoding heme ABC exporter ATP-binding protein CcmA produces the protein MAAAVTPDPYAVQLRGVSLRLGQDAVLRGVDLDLARGEAVTLLGANGAGKTTLLRVLAGALGVSRGDGRVFGFALSDRRSLREHTHLMAFDGAGLYPDLTCRENLAFTLRMYGLSGDVDGALARVDLTRAADRRARFLSAGMRKRLALARALLAGRPLTLVDEPFANLDDDGRAVALDVLRDLHGRGVTLVVAAHEPELARAVAARALRLQGGALTEAP